From the Candidatus Bipolaricaulota bacterium genome, the window CCGGTCCGAATACCGCGATCGAACTCGGGACGAACACCCGCGTCATCCCCCGCGTCCGTGCGACTTCGAGAACGTTGTACAGCCCGTCTATGTTCACGTGCCAGGCGAGGTTCGGCTTTTCTTCCCCCACCGCGGACAGGATCGCCGCCATGTGAAAGATCGTGTCGATTCTGTACTTGTCCACCACCTCTTCTAGCCGGGCGCGGTCGGTGACGTCGAGGCGCGCGAGCGGGCCCGAGTCGCGCAGCTGCGGCGTCGGACCGGTATGATGAAATCCAGCAACTACGTTCTCCGCGCCGTAGCGGTCGCGCAGGGCGAGGGTGAGCTCTGAGCCGATCTGCCCGACCGCACCAGTGACCAGTATCCGTTTCATCTGCTTGCTCAATCCTAGCTCCTTTCCAGAAATTCGTACTCTCCCGCACCACAGCACGGACACCCCGGATTGCGGGAGATCGCCTGCGTTCCGAAGCCGTTATCCCAGAGATCGAGTGTAACGAGTTGCGTGGGGAGTTCCACCTGCCCGAGAATCGTCTTGATGCCGATGGCAACTGCGATCGCTGCCGCCGCCCGGGGGACGGAGTTCAGCAACCCGCTCGTCCCCGCGGTGAGGACGGCGGACTCCGGCGGCGGGTCGGGAATGAGGCAGCGCAAGCACGCCCCTTTCCCCGGGATGATCGGCATCACCTCCCCGTACGTGCCGGCAACCGCGGTGAACACCCACGGGACTCCGTGCTTGACGCACGCATCGTTCACGAGGTAACGGGCCGGATAATTGTCCAGCCCGTCGAACACGATCTCCGCCCCCGCGAGCAGTCCCTCCGCGTTCTCCCGGTCGATTCGGGCTATCTCATATTCGACCCTTACCTCGGAGTTTATCTCCCCGAGCCGAGCG encodes:
- a CDS encoding HesA/MoeB/ThiF family protein, producing the protein MTDRYDRQVALPEIGPAGQARLRETRALVVGAGALGSNAAALLVRAGVGGIKIVDFDLLELSNLQRQALVTEADVGRLKAEVLAARLGEINSEVRVEYEIARIDRENAEGLLAGAEIVFDGLDNYPARYLVNDACVKHGVPWVFTAVAGTYGEVMPIIPGKGACLRCLIPDPPPESAVLTAGTSGLLNSVPRAAAAIAVAIGIKTILGQVELPTQLVTLDLWDNGFGTQAISRNPGCPCCGAGEYEFLERS